Within Salvia splendens isolate huo1 chromosome 21, SspV2, whole genome shotgun sequence, the genomic segment ATGAGGAAGAAAAATGAGACGAAGAGTCGTAAATACTCCGAATGTAAATAATTGCAATATTTGGAAAATAGGAAAAACCCAACTGTTGAAGAAGCTTGAATGACCCATCAACAAAACGAGCTTCCATCTACCAGAAAATTTGGCTCTGATTCTCAGCCTTCGTCAAACCctagtttgagttgatttatACGGGTGAGTAATTAGATTGTTAATTTGATTAGTTACTAGTGTTAGTACATAGGTTTTGCACATGTTTTAATTCGTGAATGGTTAATTGATTAATGGCTTCGTTTTACTTCTCCAATTCTGTACGGtcttgattttgattttaagtTTACTATGTGTTTGGACTGTGGGTGGGTATTGCGGAGATGGTCAACGATCTAATGGttcaaaaaatatcaatttgGGGTTGTTGGAATTAGCTGGGGTTGTTGGAAATTGAAGTAATTCTGCTACTTTCTTTGGTATTTTTGGTGTTATTTTTAGCTTGTGTGATGGTTTTTTGGTCTCAATTTAACTTTTTTAGGTAACTGGAATTGTATAGACTAATTCTATATCTATTTGTGGAATTCTGCTTCTAATTCAGAATAGTTTGAAGATATAAGCGTTGTTCTTTGAGCTATTCAGATACAGTATAATCTTTCTCCAAAAGCTTTTCTACGGTGATTATTTGgctttgttttgattgagagaTGTAATTTGTTTACGAGTGTAATGAATGGAACGAGTTAGCTTCTAATGTTTATGCTTTATGTGGTGTGAACAGATAAGGTCAAACAACGCCCTTAAGCTCAGAGATATTACTGCTACTTGAATTTCAGCATTGTAGGAAAGGATCTGAAGGTTTTTACTGGGCGGTTGTCCCATGTTTCCAGAGTGTTGTCTAGGGTTGTCAGACTTGAATGGATTTTCCCATTCTGGGATATCATCATAAAATTTTAACTGACGAAACCGATTTGTTGATGGAGGGAGCTAACAGTCGCAGTGATACTGAACACGTTATTGACATAACAAGCAGTGGTAGTGCTTCTTCATCTAATTCATCCCATGAAAGGCCACCACCTGGTTTGGAACAGCAAAGGAGTGAAGACCTGCCATCTACTAGTGCTAGGGTTCCCCTTTATCAGCCTCAACCTTTTACTGCCAGTGGGTCAATCTCAAGGAATTCACTAAGTCGAAGAGGAAGTACTCGCAGCCGACAAAGAAGTCCATTAAATTCCGGGTTATGGATATCGGTTGAGCTTATATTAACAGTCAGCCAAATTATAGCAGCTATTGTTGTCTTTTCCTTGTCAAGAAGTGAGAAACCACATGCCCCTTTGAGAACATGGGTTGTTGGATATGCATCTGGCTGTTTGGCAATACTTCCTCTTCTATATTGGCGTTTTAAACATCGCAATCAAAGTCAAGAGCAGGACTCATCTCAGAACGGACAAGATGCTTCCCTGAGCAATAACTCTGCTGTTCCTTTCTCAAGGAGATCAATAAACAGAGAAGACAGCTGGACAACTGGTACAACAACTAGAAGCACTCAAAGTAATGAATTGCTGAATTCGAGGTAATGGTTGTTATATTTCAGCATTTAGGAATGCAATGCTATGTGACTTGATTTTGAATAGCAGCTATGGAAAAGTTTACTGATCCTTATATGGTTGTCATGATAAAGGAAAATTTAGGTAACATGTCATAGAGAAGCTTACATGCTGGAATTATTATCCCCCCCCCCTCCCAAGATTTGTTCATACAGATTTTTGTTATTCAATGGATATCAGGGTTGGGGGTGGGGTTGCTAAAGATACATGCtggaattattaatttttatttgttttttcttctgGTTGTTGGTTGGGGAGGGTATTCTGGCTTTATATTCGAGCTAATCTGTTAATACTACAATTTACACATGCGTCTTCCATAACATAGTTGTAGCGTTGGGTATCTTTTTGCCAGTCATGTACTGTGAGAAGAAGACATGTTGACTCTTGGAAGCTGTGTCACTTTTTCTATGTAGAAACTAGGAGTCTTGTGAAAACTTTCTTGTGATATTTCAAGTGCTTGCACATAGGCAGCTTAATATATCTGCGCTTACTGTGTCAGGCTTAAGGTATTTGTCGAATATTTGAAGCTAGCTTTGGACTGCTTCTTTGCCGTGTGGTTTGTCGTTGGAAATGTATGGATTTTTGGAGGCCACTCGTCTTCTGCTGAAGCTCCAAATTTATACAGGTACTGCATGAGAATATTTACTTGCTAGAGCTAGTATGCATGGAAAAATGTTTCTTATCTAATGATGCCGACTGGTTTGCAATTTTTCTACTTGCAGGTTGTGCATAGTGTTTCTGACCTTCAGCTGTATTGGATATGCTATGCCGTTTATTCTGTGTGCTACGATCTGCTGCTGCCTCCCCTGTATAATATCAGTCCTGGGCATCAGAGAAGATTTTACTCAGAACCGTGGAGCTACTCAAGATTCGATTAACTCTCTACCAAcctataaatataaaatgaagaAAAACAAGAACAGTAAGGAACATAGCTCTAATGCAACCGAGGGTGGGATAGTGGCTGCTGGAACAGAGAGAGAGCGCGTAATATCAGTAGAGGATGCTGTAAGCTTCACATATCTCCATCTTAAACAATGCGATTAAGTTTCTCATAACTCTCGCTCTTGATCAGCGATTTGGTTGTTGATACGTTATCTGCAAATGCATATGACCTTTGTTTTATTATGCTCTCCTCAACAGGTTTGTTGCATTTGCTTAGCGAAATATGTCAACAACGACGAGCTCAAGGAGCTACCTTGCGCTCATTTCTTCCACAAGGACTGCGTGGATAAATGGCTGAAAATCAACGCCACGTGCCCACTCTGCAAAGCCGAGGTTTGTGATACCCTTTTCAGCTCGCTCACTGCAGCAACTGCCAGCCTGCAAAACAGCACCATGCTGTATCGGTGAGGAAAAAAAACGCAAAAAAAAGAGCTCGGACGAACTTGCAAATTGTTCGTTCACCAACTGTGCATAGTCGATCTTGAGGAGGCCAAGACCCGGAATCCTATCTTGTGGTTTTCCGGCCGAAATCGCAATTCTACTGTTGCAGTTTGATCTATAAGTGTTCTTTGCCTAGCATACTGTGAATTGTGAAGAACATTGCCATGTATTTCAGGATGGGATAATGAATTTATGTAATTGTAATGTAATATTGATACATGTTCATTCACATACTAAAAACTGCCAAATTATTGAAAGGGTAATGATTTCACAattctagaaaaaaaataaaaagcaataATTGTACTCCATTTATCGAGCTAACAACTACTCCTAGCAAATTGTTAAGATTGTACACTTCAAACCTTTGTCTTTctaatattttttcttcaattgTCCACTATATGGAAGATATATTTTTCTATTACGATTTAATTTGAATTCCACAACCTGAGGCTGCCACGTGTGATTTCCTCAccctaaaaacaaaaaaaatatatatatttcttttttttaaataaaaatattacaatcAATAGATATAgtaccattttttaaaaattttgaatagtctaaaaaattaatagtatctttttattttaataattttttttctgatggattgcatttcatttttcactaattttatactactaatattctTAATCATTGTTTTTAGCGTTCTTCTGTTTAGTATACATCAAATTTGTGACGAAGATTAAGATTTTTAACGTGTCATCGTCTAATACGAGTGCGACTACCAATAGCGCTTTCTCGATTACCATAAATGGCACACATATCAAACATATTTGCATTTCTTTTTTCAGGGCTTCTTTTGCTCTCGCGCGcgtacacacacacacacacacatctgTACTTGCGAAGGAATGCTTATATCCATCACTCAGCTGTTTCGTCGTCTTCATCCTTAGATTCGCTTTTTCTACCTCCATTAGGTAAAAAGCTCTAATTCTATCCCATCTTTATACATCTGCTGCATGTGCCTGAAAATGCCTCTCTTTTTATGCATATCAGTCGGTCGATATCTAGGAAGATTGATTTGAATTTGGGTTTTTTTCGTCGGTTGTTAATGTCGGGATAgggttttaaaaaaactaatgaATCTTTTGTTCTCAGTTTTGACTTAAATCGAATTCATTCTTGGATTAATTAAGTGTAGTAATACATGAGTGTATTTCTCGGCCATGAATATAATATTAGGGCTCATTAGGTGGTTCAGATTCGTATCATTTCCCATTCGTGTTTCTGCATGTTCAGGTCACGCGTTGCATTTGTTTTTAGTCGGTTTCTTGTTTTCATTTTCGCTTAATTAAAAATAGCTACTCCCTCCTCCACCAATACAAGGCCAAGGCCAATTTGTGGCCAACGCCAATTTGACtgagcatgagttttaagaaatgtggtAGAATGTGTGTGGAAAacgtaaaattagtaaaaaagcaaatgagacatttattggtggacgTAGGGATCTACtatgttttctttctttcattgattgtttaattttttttctcttttgtaaTGTtctaattttcattatttagGTAATATCTTGATTCACTAGATTGCTTTTCTGATTGTGATTTATTGAATACAATGTGCATGTGGCCGATTATGGACTCTTACTAAGACACATGCTATTGCATGTGCAGGTTGATTTGGAGTATCAACAAATCAGTTACATCTATATTTGTGGTTTTTGCTTATGTTATTCATCGTTGGTGCATCATGTCCAACAATTTGGTTTCTGAGCACCCAATCTCAGGTAGGCAGTTGGTTCCGAATCTTCAGATGGAGCATAGTTCTAGCTCTCCAGAATTTCCTATGAAAATGGTATCAAGCATTCCTGAATCACACCATTTCTATGTACCAGCCGATCAAAGTGGTCTGTTAGAGTCATTCTCCAGCTCTGGGTTCGGTACTCCAATGATGTCTAATAATATGTTGGGCCATAATGAATCTTCAGGTGTTAGTATGGGATCAAACCCAGTTTGGACGTCAAACCATATAGGTCCCAAGCATGCAAGTTCGCCGAAAAGCATAGCTGCACAGAAGGCTTAATTCCCATTTAAACGGAAGGCTGAGGCAGAACCTTTGGCAAACAGTGCTACTTCTCAGCAGTTGGCACAGCCTCACAAGCGGCCAGCACATGTGGGATCTGATGCTAATTTCCCTGGATTTATGCAGCCTTCAGCAcatcaaaataaaactgcaCAATCACAGTCTCGATTGAGCTCTCCAGTTACAACTGCTCAACCTATCAAGAAAATGATGCGGAATGACTCCATGTCTGGCAAGTCTGGCTTACAACAGCGGGGGCAAACTGGAAAGAGGCAAACTGCTCAAATCAAATCAGCATCCAAGGCTCATTTGGATTCATCAGGATGAGTAAGGTCCAAAATGAGGGAATCTTTGGCTGCAGCATTGGCTTTGGCTTGTCAGAACCAGGCGAATGCATTGCTAACTGAGAGAAACCAGAGGGATACGGATAATCCCATGGACTCCCGGGATTCTCATTTCTCCAGTTCTAGTGAGGGTGGTCAGGTTCCTGTTTCTCGTTCTGCAGAAGTTTTCCCTTCAAATGAATTGACTACACTTAACAAAACCAGTGGTTCTAAGGTGTTGCAGTACAGTTTACCTGATGAGGATGTTCCATTTTGCGAAAACTTCTTTGCTAAAGATGATCTTTTGCAGGGCAATGAGATTTCTTGGGCATTTAATTTTGATATGCATATGGAAGAGGGTAAGGAAAGTCAGCATACTGAAAAGTCTTTGAAAGAGGATGCTCTAGGGCACAAAGAAGGGGTTGAAACTTTGACACCAGAAGACTTGGCTTTTAAAATTGAAGCTGAGCTGTTTAAATTATTTGGTGATGTGAACAAAAAATATAGAGAGAAAGGCAGGTCTCTTTTGTTCAACCTCAAAGATCGTAACAATCTGGAACTGAGAGAAAGAGTCATGTCTGGCAAAATATCTCCGGAAAGGTTATGCTCAATGTCAGCTGAAGAGCTTGCTTCTAAGGAGTTAACAGAGTGGCGTATGGCAAAAGCAGAAGAGTTGGCACAGATGAAAGTTTTACCTGATACTGAGGTTGATATAAAACGTTTGGTCAGGAAAACACACAAGGGTGAGTTTCAGGTAGAGGTGGAGCATGATGATCTCATTGCTGCAGAGGTATCTGCTGGGAGTTCTTTTTTAACACGACCTCACAGGAAAAAGGCTGTCGAGTTTCAATCTCCTTCCGGGGCTAGtgataaagataaagagaaggTTGCAGGCCAAGCGAGCAGTTCAGAAGGCCAGGATTTCTCGGGCAGCCTGATTTTTCAGACAGATGAAACTGATCCAATGCAAGGAATGATGGTGGATGAACTGAAGGATGCTGACTTGCCACCAATCGTTTCGTTAGATGAGTTTATGGAGTCCCTTAATACAGAACCTCCATTTGAGGATCTATCTGGAGATGCAGGGAAGAAGTCTCCTGTACCATATGATCCATCTAGAGAAAGCCCAAAACGTTCTAGCAACCTTAGGGCTTCTAATCAAGCGTCAGATGTACATAAAGATGCTAGCGCCAAAGAGGCTTCTTTTGTCAAGAAACCTGACATGATGAAGGATTTGAGTGTTAGTCCTGTGAAAGAAACAGTTTGTCCTAGTTATGTACGGAATGCTGATTTGGTCTGGAATGGTCTCCTTCAGCTCAACACATCATCCTCTGTCACAGTTGGTGGGCTGTTTTACAGGTATGCATAATTGAGGTTGTAAACCGCAATCTAACATTTCAATATCTTTGCTCTGATCTTTACCTTCATAATTAACAGTGGTGAGAAGACATCAACAAAGGAATGTCCTGCCTCTCTTGAGATCAAGGGCAGAGTTAGACTCGATGCATTTGAAAAATTTATCCAAGAACTCCCCATGTCGCGAACACGTGCAGTCATGGTATATAATTCTTGCCCCCTCAAACGCTGCTGGGTATCGGCTTTTTGGCTGCAAAGAAGGCATTGTGGCCTCCCAGCACTGATGCCTAATTACCTTAATCTTTGTCTAGTAGTACTAGTTTGGATGTATAAAAGCAGAAGTGACGAAATATTCTCCAATATATATCAATGTTTTGTCACATGTTTTCCCACTTTCATGCTAATATTTTTGTTAGTCTTGAAAAAAATTTACCTTAGCTGTATAGATTCCACAACAATTGCTAGTTATAATCACCTTTAACATAAACATTAAACAGCAGCCCTTCAGGGGTAAAAATCATCGGTTAAATGCAGGTTGCTCTTTGTTTAAAGTTGATTTAATTGGCGTGTTCAAGATTTAATTGATGAACTGATTATCTGTATTAAGAAATCAGGATATGGATTCTTGAACGTTGATGAACATGTAGTATGGCACTTGCCACTTGTAGAATATTGGGTTTTGTAAAGAGGCAGTTGATTTCGATTGATTCTGTGTAGCAAGAGACTTGTTCTGGGGAAAATTCAGAGAGTTGCTGCCCTGCCTTGTTCTATTAGGCTGTTTAAATATAGCAATGAATTTGCTAAATTCAGAGTGTTGCTTTATCTTCTTGTTAAACTGCTTACTAACTAAACCATCCTCTCTCTCTGCAGGTTCTCCACTTCATTTTGAGGGACAAATCATCCGAGGAGCAGCGTTCTAACCTCTCTCAGGTAA encodes:
- the LOC121784834 gene encoding PHD finger protein 3-like, coding for MRESLAAALALACQNQANALLTERNQRDTDNPMDSRDSHFSSSSEGGQVPVSRSAEVFPSNELTTLNKTSGSKVLQYSLPDEDVPFCENFFAKDDLLQGNEISWAFNFDMHMEEGKESQHTEKSLKEDALGHKEGVETLTPEDLAFKIEAELFKLFGDVNKKYREKGRSLLFNLKDRNNLELRERVMSGKISPERLCSMSAEELASKELTEWRMAKAEELAQMKVLPDTEVDIKRLVRKTHKGEFQVEVEHDDLIAAEVSAGSSFLTRPHRKKAVEFQSPSGASDKDKEKVAGQASSSEGQDFSGSLIFQTDETDPMQGMMVDELKDADLPPIVSLDEFMESLNTEPPFEDLSGDAGKKSPVPYDPSRESPKRSSNLRASNQASDVHKDASAKEASFVKKPDMMKDLSVSPVKETVCPSYVRNADLVWNGLLQLNTSSSVTVGGLFYSGEKTSTKECPASLEIKGRVRLDAFEKFIQELPMSRTRAVMVLHFILRDKSSEEQRSNLSQAVKKHSLKKQPFGAPTNTLTRKPQQPPLGQDEDNDIPPGFGPGVAAKDGHDLPEFNFSSSHFTSRKGLQDRLRMGELIKRYGQEI
- the LOC121784837 gene encoding E3 ubiquitin-protein ligase At1g63170-like, producing MDFPILGYHHKILTDETDLLMEGANSRSDTEHVIDITSSGSASSSNSSHERPPPGLEQQRSEDLPSTSARVPLYQPQPFTASGSISRNSLSRRGSTRSRQRSPLNSGLWISVELILTVSQIIAAIVVFSLSRSEKPHAPLRTWVVGYASGCLAILPLLYWRFKHRNQSQEQDSSQNGQDASLSNNSAVPFSRRSINREDSWTTGTTTRSTQSNELLNSRLKVFVEYLKLALDCFFAVWFVVGNVWIFGGHSSSAEAPNLYRLCIVFLTFSCIGYAMPFILCATICCCLPCIISVLGIREDFTQNRGATQDSINSLPTYKYKMKKNKNSKEHSSNATEGGIVAAGTERERVISVEDAVCCICLAKYVNNDELKELPCAHFFHKDCVDKWLKINATCPLCKAEVCDTLFSSLTAATASLQNSTMLYR